Proteins from a genomic interval of Sphingobacterium lactis:
- a CDS encoding ABC transporter ATP-binding protein, whose amino-acid sequence MPEVIVRLENVSKTYQTADITITALDKTDLTFSANKLTLIMGPSGSGKTTLLSIVGSIIYPTEGKVYYKDREITELSENKLADLRLHEIGFVFQQFNLLEPLTALENVMQPLLLQGVSKKDARQRAEEALAAVGLSDRLANLPKKLSGGQKQRVAIARALVTNPSMILCDEPTASLDAKSAATIMEELKELAQEGKAVIIVTHDLRLRKFADEIIYVEEGKVSNTINNEEDYK is encoded by the coding sequence ATGCCTGAAGTTATTGTCCGTTTAGAAAATGTTTCCAAAACTTACCAGACCGCAGATATAACAATCACTGCACTGGACAAGACGGACCTGACCTTTTCTGCAAACAAATTAACATTGATCATGGGCCCCTCAGGATCCGGCAAAACGACCTTACTTTCCATCGTAGGGAGTATCATCTATCCAACAGAAGGAAAAGTGTATTATAAGGATCGAGAAATCACAGAACTATCCGAAAACAAATTAGCGGACTTACGGTTACATGAAATTGGTTTTGTTTTTCAGCAATTCAATCTTTTAGAACCATTAACAGCACTTGAAAATGTCATGCAACCTTTATTGCTTCAAGGTGTTTCTAAGAAAGATGCTCGGCAACGAGCAGAGGAAGCTTTAGCAGCGGTAGGGTTGTCTGATCGGTTGGCCAATCTGCCGAAGAAATTAAGTGGAGGGCAAAAACAACGGGTAGCTATAGCACGCGCATTGGTCACAAACCCTTCCATGATATTATGCGATGAACCCACAGCTTCTTTAGATGCTAAAAGTGCGGCAACCATTATGGAAGAACTCAAGGAACTGGCCCAAGAAGGAAAAGCGGTAATCATTGTAACCCATGACCTAAGGCTACGGAAATTTGCGGATGAAATAATTTATGTCGAAGAGGGAAAGGTTTCTAATACGATAAACAATGAAGAAGATTATAAATAA
- a CDS encoding acyltransferase family protein, which translates to MKTNNANRLESLDILRGLDLFLLVGLQPILIAFGQIIDNRTYHTFLQQFEHVEWEGFRLWDLIMPLFLFMTGITIPFSLDRKIEQPGKEVYRHIFRRFVVLWILGMIVQGNLLEFNYETIRLYSNTLQAIAAGYLLVSLAYLHLNLRKLISLGCCFLIIYSIPISTWGALLPHDNFAFYIDRMFLQNFMDGVHWTDGSWSFSENYHYTWIWSSLTFAVTVLMGCVTGKLIKDGKDKDPIRTVWYVVGVGIACIFVSLLWQLQQPIIKKIWTGSMTLYSGGICMVLMGLFYYLIDVLKIAAPFRWLKVYGMNSIVAYVVASIIDFRSAVHSLTHGVEEYFPAYKDLILTVGNYGVVFLILLLLYRRGIFVKV; encoded by the coding sequence ATGAAGACAAATAATGCTAACCGCTTAGAATCCCTTGATATCCTTCGTGGGTTGGATTTATTTTTACTTGTAGGCTTGCAACCGATTTTGATAGCTTTTGGACAAATAATCGATAATCGTACTTATCATACCTTTCTTCAGCAATTTGAACATGTGGAGTGGGAGGGATTTCGCCTTTGGGATTTAATTATGCCCTTATTTCTCTTCATGACTGGTATTACGATACCTTTCTCGCTGGACCGGAAAATTGAACAACCCGGCAAGGAAGTGTATCGCCATATATTCAGACGATTTGTAGTGCTCTGGATTCTAGGAATGATCGTACAAGGAAATCTGTTGGAATTTAATTACGAAACGATCCGCTTGTATTCCAACACCCTACAGGCCATTGCGGCCGGATACCTTCTCGTGAGTTTGGCCTATCTTCATCTGAATTTGCGGAAATTAATTTCTTTGGGATGCTGTTTTCTGATTATTTATTCCATCCCTATTTCAACCTGGGGTGCATTGCTACCCCATGATAATTTTGCTTTCTATATCGACAGAATGTTTCTGCAGAATTTTATGGATGGTGTTCACTGGACGGATGGATCGTGGAGCTTTTCTGAAAATTATCATTACACCTGGATATGGAGTAGTTTAACCTTTGCTGTAACCGTGCTTATGGGCTGTGTGACGGGGAAATTGATTAAAGATGGGAAAGATAAAGATCCAATCAGGACGGTATGGTATGTCGTGGGTGTGGGAATTGCTTGCATTTTTGTCAGTTTACTGTGGCAGCTACAGCAACCCATCATCAAGAAAATATGGACAGGAAGCATGACGCTCTATTCGGGAGGAATATGCATGGTGCTCATGGGTTTGTTCTATTATCTGATTGATGTCCTCAAAATAGCTGCGCCATTCCGGTGGTTGAAAGTTTACGGAATGAATTCCATCGTTGCCTATGTTGTAGCTTCCATTATTGACTTTAGAAGTGCGGTCCACTCACTCACACATGGAGTCGAAGAATATTTCCCAGCATACAAGGACCTTATCCTAACTGTGGGGAATTATGGCGTCGTATTTTTGATCCTGTTACTCCTTTATAGGAGAGGGATATTTGTGAAGGTTTAA
- a CDS encoding nuclear transport factor 2 family protein: protein MKNKAAIMILLGLMSAVEGKSQDHQINKRQVLDQKTTVINLLKSFESGNTESLNSIHPNTYKQHNLQVADGYEGFKDFFNSIPHEKTKVQTIRVFQDGAYVFTHTDYDLFGQSIGFDIFRFADGKIVEHWDNLQERPAKPNPSGRSMIDGITVVQDLDKTDTNKHLVRSFVEEILVKGNLDKIQDYFEGDNYLQHNPIIPDQISGLKQSLATMAEKGITMEYDKIHLVLGEGNFALVVSEGKLANIHTSFYDLFRVENGKIAEHWDTIETIPAEEHWKNTNGKF, encoded by the coding sequence ATGAAAAATAAAGCAGCAATAATGATTCTTCTCGGACTGATGAGTGCAGTAGAAGGAAAATCACAAGATCATCAAATTAACAAACGGCAGGTTCTTGATCAAAAAACTACTGTCATTAATTTATTGAAGAGTTTTGAATCAGGAAATACGGAAAGTCTGAATTCCATCCACCCAAACACGTACAAACAACATAATTTGCAAGTCGCGGATGGCTATGAAGGTTTTAAAGATTTCTTCAACAGTATCCCTCATGAAAAAACCAAGGTTCAGACCATCCGCGTATTTCAGGATGGAGCCTATGTATTTACGCATACGGATTACGATCTATTTGGACAAAGCATTGGGTTTGATATCTTCCGTTTTGCAGATGGGAAAATTGTAGAACATTGGGACAACCTCCAAGAGAGACCTGCAAAACCCAATCCCAGCGGCCGTAGTATGATCGATGGCATAACGGTTGTACAGGATTTGGATAAGACAGACACGAATAAGCACTTGGTCAGATCATTCGTAGAGGAGATTTTAGTCAAGGGCAATCTGGATAAAATCCAAGATTATTTTGAAGGGGATAATTACTTGCAGCATAATCCGATCATTCCAGATCAAATCAGCGGTTTAAAACAAAGCCTTGCAACTATGGCTGAAAAAGGAATTACAATGGAATACGATAAAATTCACCTAGTATTAGGGGAAGGCAATTTCGCCCTTGTTGTATCCGAAGGGAAACTGGCCAATATACATACATCCTTCTATGACCTATTTCGGGTGGAAAATGGAAAAATAGCCGAACATTGGGATACCATTGAAACGATACCTGCCGAAGAGCATTGGAAAAATACAAATGGAAAATTTTAG